A region of Streptomyces sp. NBC_01788 DNA encodes the following proteins:
- a CDS encoding GlxA family transcriptional regulator yields the protein MDQATDFRPHRVAVLALDGLLPFELGIPHRIFGRPLDAAGRLLYEVVTCSVRPPGPVQTDADFSIHVPHGPEALATADTVIVPASYELGPVYEKGVLTGELAAALAHIRPGTRLASICTGVYVLAAAGRLDGRRATTHWADADRFQRVFPRVRVDADVLFIDDGDVLTSAGVAAGIDLCLHMVRRDHGTAVANEVARRTVVPPHRDGGQAQYIHRPVPDPQRATTTTARAWALGRLHEPIRLQDMAAREAMSVRTFTRRFREEAGISPGQWLTQQRVERARHLLESTDLSMDQVARDAGFNTAQSMRQHLQTALGVTPTAYRRTFRVNGSARAEAEV from the coding sequence ACGGGCTGCTGCCCTTCGAGCTGGGCATCCCGCACCGGATCTTCGGGCGGCCCCTGGACGCCGCCGGACGGCTGCTGTACGAGGTCGTCACCTGCTCGGTCCGGCCGCCAGGACCGGTGCAGACGGACGCCGACTTCTCGATCCACGTGCCGCACGGCCCCGAGGCCCTGGCCACCGCCGACACCGTGATCGTCCCGGCCTCGTACGAGCTCGGCCCGGTCTACGAGAAGGGGGTGCTGACCGGGGAACTGGCCGCCGCCCTGGCACACATCCGGCCCGGCACCCGGCTCGCCTCCATCTGCACGGGCGTGTACGTGCTGGCCGCGGCGGGGCGTCTGGACGGGCGGCGCGCCACGACGCACTGGGCCGACGCCGACCGCTTCCAGCGGGTGTTCCCGCGGGTCCGGGTGGACGCGGACGTGCTCTTCATCGACGACGGCGACGTGCTGACCTCGGCGGGCGTCGCGGCCGGGATCGACCTGTGCCTGCACATGGTGCGCCGCGACCACGGCACGGCGGTCGCCAACGAGGTGGCCCGGCGGACCGTCGTACCGCCGCACCGCGACGGCGGTCAGGCGCAGTACATCCACCGGCCGGTGCCCGACCCGCAGCGCGCCACCACGACCACCGCGCGCGCGTGGGCTCTGGGCCGCCTGCACGAGCCCATCCGGTTGCAGGACATGGCCGCGCGGGAGGCGATGTCGGTACGGACCTTCACCCGGCGCTTCCGCGAGGAGGCCGGGATCAGTCCGGGGCAGTGGCTCACCCAGCAGCGCGTCGAACGGGCCCGGCACCTGCTGGAGTCCACGGACCTGTCCATGGACCAGGTGGCCCGGGACGCCGGCTTCAACACGGCGCAGTCGATGCGGCAGCATCTCCAGACGGCACTCGGGGTGACACCGACGGCCTACCGGCGGACCTTCCGGGTGAACGGATCGGCGAGGGCCGAAGCGGAGGTCTAG
- a CDS encoding ATP-binding protein, with product MQLEIRPDPAEVGRARRWARSRLAGSGIAADEPLAETLVLLVSELVTNAVVHTGCPAVLRLFLSGEPAGAATVRLEVADASTRAPVPRCPGDESTGGRGLALVDGLADRWGWCPEGVGKRIWCELDSCTKAVDAAETSVPASCGRTSPAYEGLAYGGYGAYGGLAYGAV from the coding sequence GTGCAGCTGGAGATCCGGCCCGACCCCGCGGAGGTGGGGCGTGCCCGGCGTTGGGCCCGCTCCCGGCTCGCCGGGTCGGGGATAGCGGCGGATGAGCCGCTCGCCGAGACCCTCGTCCTGCTCGTCTCCGAACTGGTCACCAACGCCGTGGTGCACACCGGTTGCCCGGCCGTGCTGCGGCTGTTCCTGTCCGGGGAGCCGGCCGGGGCGGCCACCGTGCGCCTGGAGGTGGCCGACGCCAGCACCCGGGCCCCCGTGCCGCGCTGTCCCGGTGACGAGTCGACCGGCGGCCGCGGCCTCGCCCTCGTCGACGGTCTCGCCGACCGGTGGGGCTGGTGCCCGGAGGGCGTGGGCAAGCGCATCTGGTGCGAACTCGACAGCTGCACCAAGGCGGTTGACGCGGCGGAGACGTCGGTGCCGGCGAGCTGCGGCCGCACGTCCCCGGCGTACGAGGGTCTGGCGTACGGGGGGTACGGCGCCTACGGCGGGCTCGCCTACGGGGCGGTATAG
- a CDS encoding EF-hand domain-containing protein → MVSSEYERRIAVRFATFDQDGNGYIDREDFSVAARSLLAEFATAARSDKGQALYAGAEAFWQGMAGIADRDGDQRITREEFVTGAVKRLRDNPERFAEIARPFLHAALAVADADGDGAATIEDTVRVLRVLGVPEGAAGFIAAALDTDGDGRVGEQEIVPAFARYFTVPE, encoded by the coding sequence ATGGTCAGCAGCGAGTACGAGCGCAGGATCGCGGTGCGGTTCGCCACCTTCGACCAGGACGGCAACGGCTACATCGACCGCGAGGACTTCAGCGTGGCGGCCCGCTCGCTGCTCGCCGAGTTCGCCACCGCCGCCCGCTCCGACAAGGGCCAGGCCCTGTACGCCGGCGCGGAGGCCTTCTGGCAGGGCATGGCCGGGATCGCCGACCGTGACGGCGACCAGCGCATCACCCGCGAGGAGTTCGTGACCGGCGCGGTCAAGCGCCTGCGCGACAACCCCGAGCGGTTCGCCGAGATCGCCCGCCCCTTCCTGCACGCCGCCCTGGCCGTCGCGGACGCCGACGGCGACGGCGCCGCCACGATCGAGGACACCGTGCGCGTGCTCCGGGTGCTCGGCGTGCCCGAGGGGGCCGCCGGGTTCATCGCCGCCGCGCTCGACACCGACGGCGACGGCAGGGTGGGCGAGCAGGAGATCGTGCCCGCCTTCGCCCGCTACTTCACCGTCCCCGAGTAG
- a CDS encoding STAS domain-containing protein: MAFKVTDDEQGEWSVLRVAGELDLVTSPVLRQRVHEVVAQGRHDLVLDLSEVFFCDSSGVGVLIAARRLIRSCQGRLRLILPARGAVDGSHVNRVLGALGVRRLFDVYADLAAAVDDEPLSA; the protein is encoded by the coding sequence GTGGCGTTCAAGGTGACCGACGACGAACAGGGCGAGTGGAGCGTGCTCCGGGTCGCCGGTGAACTGGACCTGGTGACCTCGCCGGTCCTGCGCCAGAGAGTGCACGAGGTGGTGGCCCAGGGGCGGCACGACCTCGTCCTGGACCTCTCCGAGGTCTTCTTCTGCGACTCCAGCGGCGTCGGTGTGCTCATAGCCGCCCGCCGTCTGATCCGCTCCTGCCAGGGCCGGCTGCGCCTGATCCTCCCGGCCCGTGGCGCGGTCGACGGCTCCCACGTCAACCGGGTCCTCGGCGCGCTCGGTGTCCGGCGCCTCTTCGACGTCTACGCGGATCTGGCGGCGGCGGTGGACGACGAGCCGCTGTCCGCCTGA
- a CDS encoding RNA polymerase sigma factor, with amino-acid sequence MAKKDAPPHWDRGMRERLLRGEAAALGELYDRFASLVHGLAHRVLGDEQAADHITREVFAHVWEHPDAYDPRQGPLRAWVAGLTHRLAVQRLRATETAALARGGPGSAEELEHRVCRASAAARADYIVHAMPAPLRAALELACFQRRDYRQTAADLGVTEDEARRRLRLGLQLLSTAHHTDVPGAPSHYGGAA; translated from the coding sequence ATGGCGAAGAAGGACGCACCGCCCCACTGGGACCGCGGAATGCGGGAGCGGCTCCTGCGAGGAGAGGCGGCCGCCCTCGGTGAGCTCTACGACCGTTTCGCCTCGCTCGTGCACGGCCTCGCCCACCGGGTCCTCGGCGACGAGCAGGCCGCCGACCACATCACCCGCGAGGTGTTCGCCCACGTCTGGGAGCACCCCGACGCCTACGACCCCCGGCAGGGCCCGCTGCGCGCCTGGGTGGCCGGTCTGACCCACCGCCTCGCCGTACAGCGGCTGCGCGCCACCGAGACCGCGGCGCTGGCCCGCGGCGGGCCGGGCTCCGCCGAGGAGCTGGAGCACAGGGTGTGCCGCGCCTCCGCCGCCGCCCGCGCCGACTACATCGTCCACGCCATGCCGGCCCCGCTGCGCGCCGCCCTGGAACTCGCCTGCTTCCAGCGCCGCGACTACCGGCAGACCGCCGCCGACCTCGGCGTCACCGAGGACGAGGCCCGCCGCCGCCTGCGCCTTGGCCTCCAGCTCCTCTCCACCGCCCACCACACGGACGTCCCCGGCGCGCCCTCCCACTACGGAGGCGCCGCATGA
- a CDS encoding maleylpyruvate isomerase N-terminal domain-containing protein — protein MTPNDPREPEDRGAPEDRDGAAHQLLKSLLGAWALAACSPEETAAVEEHLGECGTCAEEALGLREAATLLHRPDTLDLDPGLRTRVLAGCLERRPPHIPVPGWAAPYDAETARLDALLQDMGDAEWEAPVRLRWFEGEDATSRRTTVAGVIAHLMSVDGLVAVALGLDDPLGDATSADGPSPAARTEAYWRVAHSPPARSVRAPWREQTHDLVRTVSFAANAVKEPPVPYGAFALPLPDAMLDRAFECWVHAEDIAEAVDYPYDPPAPRHLHRMIDLAARMLPGVLAARRQAGLASPARTRHLVTAGDPGRSLRLEIEGLGGGQWFIPLDSPGAVGSADHEVAHVALDGVEFCRLAAGHVTPREAAAGQVGDREAIRDVLCAAASLSRM, from the coding sequence ATGACCCCGAACGACCCCCGGGAGCCGGAGGACCGGGGCGCGCCGGAGGACCGGGACGGGGCGGCGCATCAGTTGCTGAAGTCGCTGCTCGGGGCGTGGGCGCTGGCCGCGTGTTCGCCGGAGGAGACGGCGGCCGTGGAGGAGCACCTCGGCGAGTGCGGCACGTGCGCGGAGGAGGCGCTGGGGCTGCGGGAGGCGGCCACCCTGCTGCACCGGCCCGACACGCTCGACCTCGACCCGGGGCTGCGCACCCGGGTCCTGGCGGGCTGTCTCGAACGGCGGCCGCCGCACATCCCGGTGCCCGGCTGGGCGGCGCCCTACGACGCCGAGACCGCCCGCCTGGACGCGCTGCTCCAGGACATGGGTGACGCCGAGTGGGAGGCGCCGGTGCGGCTGCGGTGGTTCGAGGGCGAGGACGCCACCAGCCGGCGCACCACCGTCGCCGGGGTCATCGCGCACCTGATGAGCGTCGACGGGCTGGTCGCGGTGGCCCTCGGCCTGGACGACCCGCTCGGCGACGCGACCTCCGCCGACGGCCCCTCTCCCGCGGCGCGCACCGAGGCGTACTGGCGGGTCGCGCACTCCCCGCCGGCCCGTTCGGTGCGGGCGCCGTGGCGGGAGCAGACGCACGACCTGGTCCGCACGGTCTCCTTCGCCGCGAACGCCGTGAAGGAGCCGCCGGTGCCGTACGGCGCCTTCGCGCTGCCGCTGCCCGACGCGATGCTGGACCGCGCCTTCGAGTGCTGGGTGCACGCCGAGGACATCGCGGAGGCGGTGGACTACCCGTACGATCCGCCGGCCCCGCGCCATCTGCACCGGATGATCGACCTCGCCGCCCGGATGCTGCCGGGGGTGCTGGCCGCCCGGCGGCAGGCCGGGCTCGCCTCCCCCGCCCGCACCCGGCATCTGGTGACCGCGGGCGACCCCGGGCGCAGTCTGCGCCTTGAGATCGAGGGGCTGGGCGGCGGCCAGTGGTTCATCCCGCTCGACTCGCCCGGAGCGGTGGGCTCTGCGGACCACGAGGTGGCCCATGTGGCGCTGGACGGCGTCGAGTTCTGCCGGCTGGCGGCGGGGCACGTGACACCGCGGGAGGCGGCGGCCGGCCAGGTCGGCGACCGTGAGGCGATCCGGGACGTGCTGTGCGCGGCGGCGTCACTCAGCCGTATGTGA
- the purU gene encoding formyltetrahydrofolate deformylase, with amino-acid sequence MSEQSSRAAEAPAEQYILILSCPDKKGIVHAVSSYLFMTGCNIEDSQQFGDHDTGLFFMRVHFSAEAPVTVDKLRASFAAIGDSFGMDWQIHRADEKMRVVLMVSKFGHCLNDLLFRDRIGALPVEIAAVVSNHTDFAELVGSYGIPFHHIPVTRDTRSEAEARLLELVREEKVELVVLARYMQVLSDDLCKQLSGRIINIHHSFLPSFKGAKPYHQAHARGVKLIGATAHYVTADLDEGPIIEQEVERVGHDVTPDQLVAIGRDVECQALARAVKWHAERRILLNGRRTVVFA; translated from the coding sequence ATGAGCGAGCAGTCCTCCCGAGCCGCCGAGGCGCCGGCCGAGCAGTACATCCTCATCCTGTCCTGCCCGGACAAGAAGGGCATCGTGCACGCGGTGTCCAGCTATCTGTTCATGACGGGCTGCAACATCGAGGACAGCCAGCAGTTCGGTGACCACGACACGGGACTGTTCTTCATGCGGGTCCACTTCTCGGCCGAGGCTCCGGTGACGGTGGACAAGCTGCGCGCCAGCTTCGCGGCGATCGGCGACTCCTTCGGGATGGACTGGCAGATCCACCGGGCCGACGAGAAGATGCGTGTCGTGCTGATGGTCAGCAAGTTCGGGCACTGCCTGAACGACCTGCTCTTCCGCGACCGGATCGGCGCGCTGCCGGTGGAGATCGCGGCGGTGGTGTCCAATCACACCGACTTCGCCGAGCTGGTGGGGTCGTACGGCATTCCCTTCCACCACATCCCGGTGACCAGGGACACCAGGTCCGAGGCCGAGGCGCGGCTGCTGGAGCTCGTGCGCGAGGAGAAGGTCGAACTGGTCGTCCTCGCCCGCTACATGCAGGTCCTCTCCGACGACCTGTGCAAGCAGCTCAGCGGCCGGATCATCAACATCCACCACTCGTTCCTGCCGAGCTTCAAGGGCGCCAAGCCGTACCACCAGGCGCACGCCCGGGGCGTGAAGCTGATCGGCGCGACGGCGCACTATGTGACCGCCGACCTCGACGAGGGCCCGATCATCGAGCAGGAGGTCGAGCGGGTGGGCCACGATGTCACCCCGGACCAGCTCGTCGCGATCGGCCGTGACGTGGAGTGCCAGGCGCTCGCCCGCGCGGTCAAGTGGCACGCGGAGCGCCGGATCCTGCTGAACGGTCGCCGGACGGTGGTCTTCGCGTAG
- a CDS encoding SCO4402 family protein — MTVQGSENSSRRGRRSSTMGGMPLNDMPWWRWRSNVRSALHMLSDPVFQRDVWLAGVEGYGDVTDAVYRLVEDTWLDNWSAEKYVGTIFRDSQEAALVDTAVLRVLRIMHQVGPDAPVSAYLDHDAWPEAVRAAHDAHVRLAASDGEDPDTPPRSLEVLRIMTRSA, encoded by the coding sequence GTGACCGTGCAAGGTTCGGAGAACTCTTCCCGTCGCGGCCGTCGCTCCTCCACCATGGGCGGCATGCCACTCAACGACATGCCGTGGTGGCGCTGGCGCAGCAATGTGCGCTCCGCGCTGCACATGCTCTCCGACCCGGTGTTCCAGCGGGACGTCTGGCTGGCAGGCGTCGAAGGGTACGGCGACGTGACCGACGCCGTCTACCGCCTGGTCGAGGACACCTGGCTGGACAACTGGTCCGCCGAGAAGTACGTCGGCACGATCTTCCGGGACTCGCAGGAGGCGGCGCTCGTCGACACCGCGGTCCTGCGGGTGCTGCGGATCATGCACCAGGTCGGCCCGGACGCGCCGGTGTCCGCCTACCTCGACCACGACGCCTGGCCGGAGGCGGTGCGGGCGGCCCACGACGCGCATGTGCGGCTCGCGGCGAGCGACGGCGAGGACCCGGACACGCCGCCCCGCAGCCTGGAGGTGCTGCGCATCATGACCCGGTCCGCCTAG
- a CDS encoding ABC transporter substrate-binding protein yields MTGRRSSHGPFLSTLTRSVRRTLSPVGVLLACASLAAGCGVVPGATGGSGDGSVTVMTWAPENTPATNKPGMPAMARAYARWVNSHGGVAGRKLNVLTCNEGNDSVGAAKCARRAVKENAVAVVGSYSQYSDSFFPPLEGAGIPYIGGYGVTTTEFTRALSYPVNGGQPALLAGLGKELAPHCGPVTLIRPDSIAGDELPGLLNAGLRAGGHEPAHDQRAAEDATEYSGQADQALRQSSAEPARTGCVIPALGERTNIFMDSFRRARDAYPQVRTAAVLGSVDQTVIDASGGKSGPYEGSYLTGWYPVAGDSRWEPMKKVINEAAFGDNRVDPQDAGVQTTWIAYTVLRTVLEQIGDGEVSASTVRRALDGGLEVRTGGLTPPLRWRLSDLLASTGLARLTNADVSLQTVRQGRLVPATKGFVNVGKTLEGAG; encoded by the coding sequence ATGACCGGCAGGCGAAGTTCCCATGGCCCGTTCCTCTCCACCCTCACCCGGTCCGTGAGAAGAACCCTGTCGCCGGTGGGAGTTCTGCTGGCGTGCGCCTCGCTCGCCGCCGGCTGCGGCGTCGTCCCCGGTGCCACGGGGGGCTCGGGGGACGGCTCCGTCACCGTGATGACGTGGGCGCCGGAGAACACCCCGGCGACCAACAAACCCGGCATGCCCGCCATGGCCCGTGCCTACGCCCGCTGGGTGAACTCCCACGGCGGTGTCGCCGGCCGCAAGCTCAACGTTCTGACCTGCAACGAAGGCAACGACAGCGTGGGCGCGGCGAAGTGCGCCCGGCGTGCGGTGAAGGAGAACGCGGTCGCAGTCGTGGGCTCCTACAGCCAGTACAGCGACTCCTTCTTCCCGCCCCTGGAGGGGGCCGGCATCCCGTACATCGGCGGCTACGGCGTCACCACCACCGAGTTCACCCGCGCCCTGTCCTACCCGGTCAACGGCGGCCAGCCCGCGCTGCTGGCCGGTCTGGGCAAGGAGCTCGCTCCGCACTGCGGCCCGGTCACGCTGATACGGCCCGACAGCATCGCGGGCGACGAGCTGCCCGGGCTGCTCAACGCGGGCCTGCGGGCCGGTGGCCACGAACCGGCCCACGACCAGCGGGCCGCCGAGGACGCCACCGAATACTCCGGCCAGGCCGATCAGGCGCTGCGGCAGTCGAGCGCCGAACCGGCGCGCACGGGCTGCGTGATCCCGGCCCTCGGGGAGCGCACGAACATCTTCATGGACTCCTTCCGCCGCGCCCGCGACGCCTATCCGCAGGTGCGCACCGCCGCCGTGCTCGGCAGCGTCGACCAGACCGTGATCGACGCGAGCGGCGGGAAGTCCGGCCCGTACGAGGGGTCGTACCTCACCGGCTGGTACCCGGTGGCGGGCGACTCGCGCTGGGAGCCGATGAAGAAGGTGATCAATGAGGCGGCCTTCGGCGACAACCGCGTCGACCCGCAGGACGCCGGGGTGCAGACCACGTGGATCGCCTACACGGTGCTCCGGACCGTCCTGGAGCAGATCGGCGACGGGGAGGTGAGCGCCTCCACCGTGCGGCGCGCCCTCGACGGCGGGCTGGAGGTCCGCACCGGCGGGCTGACCCCGCCGCTGCGGTGGCGCCTGTCCGACCTGCTCGCCTCCACCGGCCTCGCCCGCCTCACCAACGCCGACGTGTCCCTTCAGACGGTGCGGCAGGGTCGGCTGGTGCCCGCCACGAAGGGCTTCGTCAACGTGGGAAAGACGCTGGAGGGCGCCGGCTGA
- a CDS encoding transcriptional regulator, which yields MAARPLVARQPNERLQALIQEAGCSNAGLARRVNMCGAEHGLDLRYDKTSVARWLRGQQPRGRAPAIIAEALGRKLGRTVTIDEIGMANGKNLASGVGLQFSPTVLGAIEQVCELWRSDVGRRDFLSGSSVAASALVEPSRDWLISAPDPQVARAAGSRVGQSDVAAVRAMTQALVELDHSHGSGHVRPVVVHYLNSVVSGLLAGSYREAVGRDLFAEVARLTELAGYMAVDTGQPGLAQRYYIQALRLAQAAGDRGYGGYVLAASMSHLAAQLGNPREIAQLARAAQEGARGRVTPRAEAMFYAAEARGHALMGDARAAQFSAGRAVSALEAAEPHSGDDPAWIAHFDEAYLADELAHCHRDLGQAEASARAAEESLAGHPASRARRRAIGYVLLATAQVQQREVEQACSTGLKAVELLRTLRSDRGAEYLEDFQQRLEPFRDEPVVREFGARLETRVAA from the coding sequence ATGGCCGCCAGGCCTCTCGTCGCGCGGCAGCCGAACGAACGGCTGCAGGCGCTCATCCAGGAAGCGGGCTGCTCGAACGCCGGGCTGGCCCGCCGGGTCAACATGTGCGGTGCCGAGCACGGTCTCGATCTGCGCTACGACAAGACGTCGGTGGCGCGCTGGCTGCGCGGACAGCAGCCGCGCGGACGGGCCCCGGCGATCATCGCCGAGGCGCTCGGCCGCAAACTCGGCCGTACGGTCACGATCGACGAGATCGGCATGGCCAACGGCAAGAACCTCGCCTCGGGCGTGGGCCTTCAGTTCTCGCCGACGGTGCTGGGAGCCATCGAGCAGGTCTGCGAGCTGTGGCGCAGCGACGTGGGCCGCCGGGACTTCCTGTCCGGCTCCTCCGTCGCCGCCTCCGCGCTGGTCGAGCCGAGCCGTGACTGGCTGATCTCCGCGCCGGACCCGCAGGTGGCGCGGGCGGCGGGGTCGCGGGTGGGCCAGTCCGACGTGGCCGCCGTACGGGCCATGACGCAGGCGCTGGTCGAGCTGGACCACAGCCACGGCAGCGGGCATGTGCGCCCGGTGGTCGTGCACTACCTCAACAGCGTCGTCTCCGGGCTGCTCGCCGGCTCCTACCGGGAGGCGGTGGGCCGCGATCTGTTCGCCGAGGTCGCCCGGCTCACCGAGCTGGCCGGGTACATGGCCGTCGACACCGGCCAACCGGGCCTGGCCCAGCGGTACTACATCCAGGCGCTGCGGCTCGCCCAGGCGGCCGGGGACCGCGGCTACGGCGGCTATGTGCTGGCCGCCTCCATGAGCCATCTCGCCGCGCAGCTCGGAAACCCGCGGGAGATCGCGCAGTTGGCGCGCGCGGCGCAGGAGGGCGCGCGCGGTCGTGTGACTCCGCGCGCGGAGGCGATGTTCTACGCGGCCGAGGCGCGCGGCCACGCCCTCATGGGCGACGCGCGGGCCGCGCAGTTCTCCGCCGGACGGGCGGTGAGCGCGCTGGAGGCCGCCGAACCGCACTCCGGGGACGACCCGGCGTGGATCGCGCACTTCGACGAGGCGTATCTCGCCGACGAACTGGCGCACTGCCACCGGGACCTGGGGCAGGCGGAGGCGTCCGCGCGGGCGGCCGAGGAGTCGCTGGCCGGGCATCCCGCGTCACGGGCGCGGCGGCGGGCCATCGGCTATGTGCTCCTCGCCACGGCGCAGGTGCAGCAGCGGGAGGTCGAACAGGCCTGCAGCACCGGGCTGAAGGCGGTGGAGCTGCTGCGGACGCTGCGCTCCGACCGCGGCGCGGAGTACCTGGAGGACTTCCAGCAGCGCCTGGAGCCGTTCCGGGACGAGCCGGTGGTACGGGAGTTCGGGGCGCGGCTGGAGACGCGCGTGGCGGCGTGA
- a CDS encoding bifunctional DNA primase/polymerase gives MEETIAGAEAAHSAGRVAGHVPQQRGESLQETAVRYAEERHWDVFPGTWLVTVGGVQHCSCGDPRCAAPGAHPAREGWASLATGGASTVRGMWQRQPTASILLPTGRTFDAISVPETAGFLALARLERLRSALGPVILTPERRMQFFVLPGASVKLPDLLRRLGWSPASLDLVALGEGAYVVAPPTRYGSRAVQWACRPTPANRWLPDVEELVPPLAYACGRDRR, from the coding sequence GTGGAAGAGACGATCGCGGGCGCGGAAGCCGCACACAGCGCCGGCCGGGTGGCCGGTCACGTCCCCCAGCAGCGCGGGGAGTCGCTGCAGGAGACAGCCGTTCGCTACGCCGAGGAACGCCACTGGGACGTGTTCCCCGGCACCTGGCTGGTGACGGTCGGCGGGGTGCAGCACTGCTCCTGCGGGGACCCGCGGTGCGCCGCGCCCGGCGCGCACCCGGCGCGCGAGGGCTGGGCGTCCCTGGCGACCGGCGGTGCGAGCACGGTGCGCGGGATGTGGCAGCGGCAGCCGACGGCGTCGATCCTGCTGCCCACGGGCCGTACGTTCGACGCGATCTCCGTGCCGGAGACGGCCGGGTTCCTCGCGCTGGCCCGGCTGGAGCGGCTGCGGTCCGCGCTGGGCCCGGTGATCCTGACCCCCGAGCGGCGGATGCAGTTCTTCGTGCTGCCGGGCGCGTCCGTGAAACTGCCGGACCTCCTGCGGCGGCTGGGCTGGTCGCCGGCCTCCCTCGACCTGGTCGCGCTCGGAGAGGGCGCGTACGTGGTGGCGCCGCCCACGCGGTACGGCTCGCGGGCGGTGCAGTGGGCCTGCCGGCCGACACCGGCCAATCGCTGGCTGCCGGACGTGGAGGAGCTGGTCCCGCCGCTGGCCTACGCATGCGGCAGGGACCGGCGCTAG
- a CDS encoding ABC transporter ATP-binding protein codes for MTEGAVTVGTSAVHVQGLWKRFGQQVAVAGIDLALPAGKFIGLVGPNGAGKTTTLSMVTGLLRPDQGTVEIAGHDVWRDPVAVKARIGVLPEGLRLFERLSGRELLSYSGRLRGLPGDEVDRRATQLLDVLDLAGAQHKLVVDYSTGMRKKIGLACALLHNPEVLFLDEPFEGVDPVSAQIIRGVLERYTASGATVVFSSHVMELVESLCDWVAVMAAGRIRAQGTLAEVRGEAPTLQQAFLELVGAQGRDAGSDLDWLGGGSR; via the coding sequence CTGACGGAGGGAGCAGTGACAGTGGGTACAAGCGCCGTACACGTGCAGGGGCTCTGGAAGCGGTTCGGGCAGCAGGTCGCCGTCGCCGGGATCGATCTCGCGCTGCCCGCCGGGAAGTTCATCGGGCTGGTCGGGCCGAACGGAGCGGGGAAGACCACCACGCTCTCCATGGTGACCGGGCTGCTGCGGCCCGACCAGGGCACCGTCGAGATCGCCGGGCACGACGTGTGGCGGGACCCGGTGGCGGTGAAGGCACGGATCGGCGTGCTGCCCGAGGGGCTTCGGCTCTTCGAGCGGCTGTCGGGGCGCGAACTGCTCTCGTACTCCGGGCGGTTGCGGGGGCTGCCCGGGGACGAGGTGGACCGGCGGGCCACGCAGCTGCTGGACGTGCTGGACCTCGCGGGCGCGCAGCACAAGCTGGTCGTCGACTACTCGACCGGCATGCGCAAGAAGATAGGTCTCGCCTGCGCTCTGCTGCACAACCCGGAAGTCCTCTTCCTCGACGAGCCCTTCGAAGGCGTCGACCCGGTGTCCGCGCAGATCATCCGCGGCGTCCTCGAGCGGTACACCGCCTCCGGCGCCACCGTGGTGTTCTCCTCGCACGTCATGGAACTTGTCGAGTCCCTGTGCGACTGGGTGGCCGTCATGGCCGCGGGCCGCATCCGCGCCCAGGGCACCCTCGCCGAGGTGCGCGGCGAGGCTCCCACCCTTCAGCAGGCGTTCCTCGAACTCGTCGGCGCGCAGGGCCGGGACGCCGGTTCCGACCTGGACTGGCTGGGCGGCGGTTCCCGATGA